The Sphingorhabdus sp. Alg231-15 genome has a segment encoding these proteins:
- the lptF gene encoding LPS export ABC transporter permease LptF has product MKLLNSTDRYIARLIAVPLFSTLVIAAMLLVLEKMLRLFDFVAAEGGPVSVVWRMLANLIPEYLSLGIPIGLILGILLAFRKLALSSELDVFRAVGQGYNRLLRVPYMFAVALMLVNLALVGFIQPLSRYYYEELRFELRSGALGASIKVGEFTNLGSKMTMRIEESRDNGTKLSGMFVRAEGKSGQIVSVTAENGQFLATDDPDTIILRLSQGVLIHDAPNYDKPRILSFSSHDLPIDLPDIEAFRSRGGKDLEYTIPELVKVGLDETRPVAERNQSRANFHYRMVEVVMMLLMPLLALALAIPPKRSNSALGVFISIVMIVTYHKVNQYGEDLGALGIVDPIIALWVPFLLFGGLILWMYHMVAHVPGGQPIGALEKAFSRFGGVFKGLLNFNRKRADVK; this is encoded by the coding sequence TTGAAATTACTGAATTCTACCGATCGCTATATCGCCCGTCTGATCGCCGTTCCGCTATTCAGCACGCTGGTCATTGCCGCCATGTTGCTGGTACTTGAGAAGATGTTGAGGCTGTTCGATTTTGTTGCAGCCGAGGGCGGCCCGGTCAGTGTAGTCTGGCGGATGCTCGCCAATCTTATTCCAGAATATCTGTCTCTTGGCATTCCGATTGGCTTGATATTGGGGATTTTGCTAGCGTTTCGCAAGTTGGCACTGAGCTCGGAACTGGATGTTTTTCGCGCTGTTGGTCAAGGTTATAACCGTCTTTTGAGAGTGCCTTACATGTTTGCTGTGGCGCTCATGTTGGTCAATCTGGCTCTTGTGGGCTTCATCCAGCCACTGTCCCGATATTATTACGAGGAGTTGCGCTTTGAGCTGCGTTCTGGCGCACTTGGCGCATCTATAAAAGTCGGCGAATTCACCAATTTGGGCTCCAAAATGACCATGCGCATCGAAGAAAGTCGCGACAATGGCACAAAATTGAGTGGCATGTTTGTCCGCGCCGAAGGCAAGTCCGGTCAGATTGTCTCGGTAACCGCAGAAAATGGACAGTTTCTTGCGACGGACGATCCAGACACGATCATATTACGTCTGTCTCAAGGTGTTCTGATTCATGATGCTCCCAATTATGACAAACCACGCATATTAAGCTTCAGCAGTCATGATCTGCCGATCGATCTACCGGATATCGAGGCTTTCCGTTCTAGGGGCGGTAAAGATCTCGAATATACTATACCGGAGTTGGTAAAAGTCGGTCTGGACGAAACCCGTCCCGTAGCGGAGCGCAATCAAAGTCGTGCGAATTTTCACTACCGAATGGTCGAAGTGGTCATGATGTTGCTGATGCCTCTATTGGCGTTGGCGCTTGCGATTCCGCCGAAAAGATCCAATTCAGCATTGGGGGTTTTCATCTCGATCGTGATGATTGTAACCTATCATAAGGTCAACCAATATGGAGAGGATCTGGGAGCGCTCGGTATAGTTGATCCGATTATTGCGCTTTGGGTCCCGTTCCTGCTGTTTGGCGGGCTAATATTGTGGATGTACCATATGGTCGCGCATGTACCCGGAGGACAACCGATCGGAGCGCTCGAGAAAGCCTTTTCAAGATTTGGTGGCGTTTTCAAAGGATTGCTTAACTTCAACCGAAAGCGGGCGGATGTTAAATAA